In Flavobacterium endoglycinae, one DNA window encodes the following:
- a CDS encoding alpha-d-galacturonidase produces the protein MKYLQLLFLCFYVSFATAQNVTIVSDANSPRAKFGAEKLSETLSAKGFTVASADKLKSSKDKVIVIGEKGTEFWKKNAKSAKIDDSKLTKKEGFLIRTQKNIIYIEGTDASGTLYGALELADRIKTSGQLPSEINIEDSPEMVLRGACIGMQKPVYLPGRDVYEYPYTPATFPWFYDKALWIKYLDMLVDNRMNSLYLWNGHPFASLVKLKDYPFAVEVSDEDFKKNEEIYKFLTVEANKRGIWVIQMFYNILVSKPFAEHYNIKTQDRSRPITPLLSDYTRKSIAAFIEKYPNVGLMVCLGEAINTVDDDVEWFTKTIIPGVRDGLQALGKTEEPPIILRSHDTDGPLVMEKSLPLYKNLYTESKYTGESLTTYTPGGPWGETHKQLSALKSIHIENVHILANLEPFRYGSPDFIQKTVKAMHSIHGANALHLYPQASYWDWPYSADKTKSGERLLEMDRDWIWYKAWARYAWDSKRDRNQEVKFWDKDLAAKFGTSQEAANNILKAYEETGEIAPKTLRRFGITEGNRQTLLLGMFESQLVNPSKWRVYPGFHESCGPAGELLLEYAKKEWNKEPHSGELPTQIIDEITEHGRLAVEAIDKAEPSVTKEKEEFARLKNDMHAYKAFADFFSEKVKAALLVLRYSYSNDIADLDKAIPHLEKSLEYYELLVKLTKDTYYYANSMQTAQRRIPIGGDDGNNKTWAELLLHYERELANFKRNLEKLKSSKDGKVESKEGKPWKTAEVTFIDEKPGSYLVKTGTKVYGTDISELTKIAPELQNLRGYSFVENDQNEKGTHLKFRNAKAVKLVVGYFNSDQKRFLLPPSLETDAAGNAHGQAEVILASAINLKDLPRVNIHTYTFQPGENKLDLGKGKVLILGFIDADQNITPRDVGYIDAGEKAAVDWLFY, from the coding sequence ATGAAATATTTACAATTACTTTTTTTATGCTTTTACGTCTCTTTCGCGACAGCGCAAAACGTTACTATTGTTAGTGATGCCAATTCGCCAAGAGCAAAATTTGGAGCAGAAAAATTATCAGAAACACTTTCGGCAAAAGGCTTTACCGTTGCTTCTGCCGATAAATTAAAAAGTTCAAAAGATAAAGTAATTGTTATTGGAGAAAAAGGAACTGAATTTTGGAAAAAGAATGCGAAAAGCGCTAAAATCGATGATAGCAAATTAACCAAGAAAGAAGGTTTTTTAATTCGTACTCAAAAGAATATAATTTACATTGAAGGAACAGATGCGAGTGGTACTTTGTACGGAGCTTTAGAATTGGCGGATAGAATTAAAACTTCAGGTCAGCTTCCTTCAGAAATCAATATCGAAGACAGTCCAGAAATGGTGTTGCGCGGCGCTTGCATCGGAATGCAGAAACCCGTTTATCTTCCGGGGCGCGATGTTTACGAGTATCCGTATACGCCAGCAACTTTTCCTTGGTTTTATGATAAGGCACTTTGGATAAAATACTTAGACATGCTTGTAGACAATCGCATGAACTCTTTGTATTTATGGAACGGACACCCATTTGCTTCTTTAGTAAAATTGAAAGATTATCCGTTTGCAGTTGAGGTAAGCGACGAAGATTTCAAGAAGAACGAAGAAATCTATAAATTCCTGACCGTTGAAGCCAACAAAAGAGGAATCTGGGTCATTCAGATGTTTTATAATATTCTTGTTTCCAAACCTTTTGCAGAGCATTATAACATAAAAACTCAAGATCGTTCAAGACCAATCACGCCTTTGTTATCTGATTACACTAGAAAATCTATTGCAGCTTTCATCGAAAAATATCCAAATGTTGGTTTAATGGTTTGTTTGGGCGAAGCAATCAATACGGTTGATGATGATGTAGAATGGTTTACCAAAACGATTATTCCAGGGGTTCGAGACGGTTTACAAGCATTAGGAAAAACAGAAGAACCGCCAATTATCCTTCGTTCTCACGATACAGATGGACCTTTGGTTATGGAGAAATCGCTTCCATTATACAAAAACCTTTATACAGAAAGCAAATACACAGGAGAGTCTTTAACGACTTACACACCTGGCGGACCTTGGGGAGAAACGCACAAACAATTGAGCGCTTTGAAATCTATTCATATTGAAAACGTTCACATTTTGGCAAACTTAGAACCTTTTAGATACGGTTCTCCAGATTTTATCCAAAAAACAGTAAAAGCAATGCACAGCATACACGGAGCGAATGCATTACACTTATATCCGCAAGCTTCTTACTGGGATTGGCCTTATTCTGCCGATAAAACAAAATCGGGCGAACGTTTATTAGAAATGGATCGTGACTGGATTTGGTACAAAGCTTGGGCAAGATATGCTTGGGATAGCAAAAGAGATAGAAACCAAGAAGTTAAATTTTGGGATAAAGATTTAGCTGCGAAATTTGGAACAAGCCAAGAAGCAGCAAATAATATTTTAAAAGCGTATGAAGAAACAGGAGAAATTGCTCCAAAAACGCTAAGACGTTTCGGAATCACAGAAGGAAACAGACAGACTTTATTGTTAGGAATGTTCGAAAGCCAATTGGTGAATCCATCAAAATGGAGAGTATATCCAGGTTTCCACGAATCTTGCGGACCAGCGGGCGAATTGCTTTTAGAATATGCTAAAAAAGAATGGAACAAAGAACCACATTCTGGCGAACTTCCAACGCAGATTATTGATGAAATTACAGAACACGGAAGATTGGCTGTTGAAGCCATCGACAAAGCGGAACCAAGCGTAACGAAAGAAAAAGAAGAATTTGCACGTCTTAAAAATGACATGCATGCTTACAAGGCTTTCGCCGATTTCTTTTCAGAAAAAGTAAAAGCAGCGTTGTTGGTTTTAAGATACAGCTATTCAAATGATATTGCCGATTTAGACAAAGCAATTCCTCATTTAGAAAAAAGTTTAGAATATTACGAATTATTGGTGAAGTTAACGAAAGATACCTATTACTATGCCAACAGTATGCAAACAGCACAACGTAGAATTCCAATTGGAGGAGACGACGGGAACAACAAAACCTGGGCTGAATTATTACTGCATTACGAACGTGAATTGGCTAATTTCAAAAGAAATCTAGAGAAGCTTAAATCTTCAAAAGATGGAAAAGTAGAAAGCAAAGAAGGAAAACCTTGGAAAACAGCAGAAGTAACTTTTATCGATGAAAAACCGGGAAGTTATTTAGTTAAAACAGGAACAAAAGTGTACGGAACAGATATTTCTGAATTGACAAAAATAGCTCCAGAACTTCAAAACTTAAGAGGATATTCGTTTGTAGAAAACGATCAAAATGAAAAAGGAACGCATTTGAAGTTTAGAAATGCAAAAGCCGTTAAATTAGTGGTTGGATATTTCAATTCAGATCAAAAAAGATTTTTATTGCCTCCAAGTTTAGAAACCGATGCTGCAGGAAATGCTCACGGTCAAGCCGAAGTGATTCTGGCAAGTGCGATTAATTTAAAAGATTTGCCTCGTGTAAACATTCATACCTATACTTTCCAACCAGGAGAAAATAAATTAGACCTAGGAAAAGGAAAAGTATTGATTTTAGGTTTTATTGATGCAGACCAGAACATTACACCACGCGACGTTGGATACATAGATGCAGGAGAGAAAGCAGCAGTGGATTGGTTGTTTTATTAA
- a CDS encoding sugar-binding domain-containing protein, producing MLKKITLALLFSVSIFAQKQARIVEDFNKNWNFKLGDYPEAVNANFNVSDWRMLQLPHDWSIEGAFDKEAKTKQAQGFLPAGKGWYRKVFTIPANWKSKTISIEFDGVFKNSEVFINGKSLGMRPNGYISFGYDLSPYLNYGQTNTIAVKVDNDAQPNSRWYTGSGIYRNVRLVASEKLHVAKWGTFVTTPEVSSAQAKVHFEVTIDNDNASAKEFKLVTSIVDDKNVEVAKMTSTEKIGAKTSEKKIHDLEVKQPRLWNTENPYLYKVITKVYEKSKLVDNYETPLGFRYFNFDSEKGFSLNGVPTKIKGVCLHHDNGALGAVENIHAVRRKLTLMKEMGANAIRMSHNPHSLEMMQLCDEMGFIVQDEAFDVWKKKKVTNDYHKDWDAWHKQDLEDFIKRDRNHPSVMMWSIGNEIREQFDSTGIAITRELAKIVKSLDTTRPVTSALTENVIEKNFIYQSGALDLLGFNYKHEDYKDFPTKFKGQKILASESVSALETRGHYDQSDVIKAWPTKHGAPFDGNADWTVSAYDQVKSYWGATHEENWKTIKSQDFMAGTFIWTGFDYIGEPDPYPFPARSSYFGIVDLAGLPKDVYYMYQSEWSNKTVLHILPHWNWKKDQEINVWAYYNNTDEVELFLNGKSLCKKSKQKDDLHISWKVKFEPGTLKAVSRKNGKVVLEKEIRTAGEAAKLDLKADKTTIKNDTYDLVYVTVSMLDKDGNLVPNAMDLVNFEVTGGGKLVGVDNGYQANLESFKANSCKLFNGKCIAIIQSNGKKEKIQLKATAGNLQASVIEVKVQ from the coding sequence ATGTTAAAAAAAATTACACTTGCATTATTGTTTTCGGTATCAATTTTTGCACAAAAACAAGCTAGAATTGTCGAAGACTTCAACAAAAACTGGAACTTCAAGTTAGGAGATTATCCAGAAGCTGTAAATGCTAATTTCAACGTATCAGATTGGAGAATGCTTCAATTGCCGCATGATTGGAGCATTGAAGGCGCTTTTGATAAAGAGGCTAAGACCAAACAAGCGCAAGGATTTTTACCTGCAGGTAAAGGCTGGTATCGAAAAGTTTTTACAATTCCTGCCAATTGGAAAAGTAAAACAATTTCAATTGAATTTGATGGTGTTTTTAAAAATAGCGAAGTATTTATAAACGGGAAATCATTAGGAATGCGTCCAAATGGCTATATTTCTTTTGGTTATGATTTATCTCCATATTTAAATTATGGACAGACCAATACTATTGCAGTTAAGGTAGACAACGATGCTCAACCTAATTCAAGATGGTATACGGGTTCTGGAATTTACAGGAATGTGAGATTGGTGGCGAGCGAAAAATTGCATGTAGCGAAGTGGGGAACTTTTGTAACTACACCTGAAGTTTCTTCAGCTCAAGCGAAAGTGCATTTTGAAGTTACGATTGATAATGATAATGCTTCTGCAAAAGAATTTAAATTGGTTACTTCGATTGTAGACGATAAAAATGTAGAAGTTGCCAAGATGACTTCTACAGAAAAAATAGGAGCAAAAACATCAGAAAAAAAGATTCATGATTTAGAAGTAAAACAGCCAAGATTATGGAATACCGAAAATCCGTATTTGTATAAAGTCATTACAAAAGTGTACGAGAAATCGAAATTAGTTGACAATTACGAAACTCCGCTTGGATTTAGATATTTTAATTTTGATTCGGAAAAAGGATTTTCATTAAACGGTGTTCCGACTAAAATTAAAGGCGTTTGCCTGCATCATGATAATGGCGCGTTAGGAGCTGTAGAAAATATTCACGCCGTAAGGAGAAAACTAACGCTGATGAAAGAAATGGGAGCAAATGCAATTAGAATGTCGCACAACCCTCATTCTTTAGAAATGATGCAATTGTGTGACGAAATGGGATTTATCGTTCAGGACGAAGCTTTTGACGTGTGGAAAAAGAAAAAAGTAACCAACGATTACCATAAAGATTGGGATGCGTGGCACAAACAGGATTTAGAAGATTTTATCAAAAGAGACCGCAATCATCCGTCGGTTATGATGTGGAGTATCGGAAACGAAATTAGAGAACAGTTTGACAGCACAGGAATTGCCATTACGAGAGAGTTGGCCAAAATTGTAAAATCGTTAGATACGACTCGTCCCGTAACTTCTGCTTTGACAGAAAATGTTATTGAGAAAAACTTCATTTATCAGTCAGGAGCTTTAGATCTTTTGGGATTCAATTACAAACATGAAGATTATAAAGATTTTCCAACTAAATTTAAAGGGCAAAAAATACTAGCATCAGAAAGTGTTTCGGCATTAGAAACGCGTGGACATTATGATCAATCGGATGTTATTAAAGCTTGGCCAACCAAACACGGTGCTCCATTTGATGGAAATGCAGATTGGACAGTTTCGGCTTACGATCAGGTGAAATCGTACTGGGGCGCCACGCACGAAGAAAACTGGAAAACCATTAAAAGTCAGGATTTCATGGCGGGAACTTTTATCTGGACAGGATTTGATTATATCGGAGAACCAGATCCATATCCGTTTCCTGCAAGAAGTTCGTATTTCGGAATTGTAGATCTGGCCGGACTTCCAAAAGATGTGTATTATATGTACCAAAGCGAATGGTCGAATAAAACCGTTCTGCATATTTTACCGCATTGGAACTGGAAAAAAGATCAGGAAATCAATGTTTGGGCGTATTACAACAATACAGATGAAGTAGAATTATTCTTAAACGGAAAATCATTATGTAAAAAATCTAAGCAAAAGGATGATTTGCATATTTCATGGAAAGTGAAATTCGAACCAGGAACATTAAAAGCGGTTTCTAGAAAGAATGGAAAAGTAGTATTAGAAAAAGAAATTCGCACGGCAGGAGAAGCTGCTAAATTGGATTTAAAAGCAGATAAAACTACCATCAAAAATGATACTTACGATTTGGTTTATGTAACAGTTTCGATGCTCGATAAAGACGGAAACCTAGTTCCAAACGCAATGGATTTAGTCAACTTTGAAGTGACGGGCGGAGGAAAGTTAGTTGGAGTTGATAATGGTTATCAAGCCAATTTGGAATCGTTTAAAGCCAATTCTTGTAAGCTTTTTAACGGAAAATGTATTGCGATTATTCAATCAAATGGAAAGAAAGAAAAGATTCAGTTGAAAGCGACGGCAGGAAATTTACAAGCTTCTGTTATTGAAGTAAAAGTGCAGTAG
- a CDS encoding malectin domain-containing carbohydrate-binding protein, with protein sequence MNRIVFFIFCFFTSFCSVWSQGKSSVRKEISLNSSWETVMLDNLPLKEEDFVENPKTDSNWQQVSVPHNWDQYYGFRRTKHGNLHGTAWYKRTLKFDRTTAGKRLFLFFEGVSSYATVWVNGKKVGEHKGGRTTFTIDITKAVSLEKENQILLKASHPSFIADLPWVCGGCSGEWGFSEGSQPMGIFRPVSLVITNDVRIEPFGVHIWNDKSVSKQKAILLTTAEIKNYGTSDRNLTIENVLFDASGKKVVSSKSTLKNTSGEIKTVAQTLPEIQNPKLWSPSNPYLYKLVTSVFENGKIIDQLTTPYGIRWVSWPVSRDGKDNRFLINDEPVFINGVCEYEHQIGNSHAFSNEQIHARIEQIKAGGFNAFREAHQPHNLLYQKELDENGILFWSQFSAHIWYDTPEFKENFKTLLREWVKERRNSPSVVMWGLQNESTIPAAFAQECTQIIREMDPLSASQRIVTTCNGGEGTDWNVVQNWSGTYGGDPLKYHLEMTTQLLNGEYGAWRSADLHTEGEFDQKGILSENRFSQLMEIKVREAESVRDKIAGQFNWLFASHENPGRVQNGEGFRDIDKVGPVNYKGLFTIWGEPLDAYYMYRANYASNKTNPMVYIVSHTWPSRWEKAGIKSGIDIYSNCDEVELFNDVNKVSLGKLKNPGIGKHFQFNNVNIQYNVLYAVGYVNGKAVAKDYIVLNTLPKAPSFESLTPDKSDILKAKSGLNYIYRVNCGGSEFTDSNGNTWLADTHKSGQNTWGSLSWTDNFEKLPDFFASQRSSFDPVNGTKDQALFQNFRYGVDKLRYEFPAPDGEYVIELYFTEPWYGTGGGLDCKGWRLFDVAINDNIVLKDFDIWAEAGHDTALKKTFKVKSTGGKIKISFPNVKAGQAIISAIAIGTKDYHARPAQESPRNIQNVSLEAKDFKIGSWLDINSKQFLNSEVIFTELPSEVFGGDYLQFSTDSKVSGSFTAKEESIIYVLVDDKIKALKGLSDYKKIEEKAKNSNGTSFDVFTKKVSKGEKVLFDNGETISTIVVVPTYDMGEKDDSRPVVIIEAEKTKTTGTGIEKGNFKKADYVEFTKKTNNSIEFEVKPGVAGIYLMRFRFMNRNETPMKVKFKMEDAYGILMRNDTIEFFPSPEKWKVLNTTSGGYINAGTYKITLEGDDLKGLLLDSFEFQ encoded by the coding sequence ATGAACAGAATAGTTTTTTTTATTTTTTGTTTTTTCACAAGTTTTTGCTCTGTTTGGAGTCAGGGCAAAAGTTCAGTTCGCAAAGAAATTTCGCTGAATTCATCTTGGGAGACCGTAATGTTGGATAATCTTCCGCTGAAAGAAGAAGATTTTGTAGAAAATCCAAAAACTGATTCCAATTGGCAGCAGGTTAGTGTGCCTCACAATTGGGATCAGTATTATGGTTTCAGGAGAACAAAACATGGAAATTTACACGGTACGGCATGGTACAAAAGAACCTTAAAATTTGACAGAACTACTGCAGGCAAAAGGCTCTTTTTGTTTTTTGAAGGCGTTAGTTCTTACGCCACAGTTTGGGTAAACGGAAAAAAAGTGGGCGAACACAAAGGTGGACGAACCACTTTTACGATTGATATTACTAAAGCAGTTTCTTTAGAAAAAGAAAATCAGATTCTATTAAAAGCATCGCATCCTTCTTTTATTGCTGATCTTCCTTGGGTTTGCGGAGGCTGTTCTGGCGAATGGGGATTCTCAGAAGGTTCTCAGCCAATGGGGATTTTCAGGCCAGTTTCTTTAGTGATTACAAACGATGTTAGAATCGAACCTTTTGGTGTTCATATCTGGAATGACAAATCGGTTTCCAAACAAAAGGCGATTTTGCTTACGACAGCAGAAATCAAAAACTACGGAACTTCAGACCGAAATCTAACCATTGAAAATGTTCTTTTTGATGCTTCAGGAAAAAAGGTGGTAAGCTCAAAAAGTACCCTTAAAAATACTTCAGGAGAAATAAAAACAGTTGCTCAGACTTTGCCAGAAATTCAAAACCCGAAATTGTGGTCACCGTCGAATCCGTATTTATATAAATTGGTAACTTCTGTTTTTGAGAATGGAAAAATAATCGACCAGTTAACAACACCTTATGGAATTCGATGGGTGAGTTGGCCAGTAAGTCGTGATGGAAAAGACAATCGTTTTCTCATAAATGACGAACCTGTTTTTATAAATGGTGTTTGCGAATACGAACATCAAATTGGAAATAGTCACGCTTTTTCAAACGAGCAGATTCATGCTAGAATCGAACAGATCAAAGCAGGCGGATTTAATGCTTTTAGAGAAGCGCACCAGCCTCATAATTTATTGTATCAAAAAGAATTAGACGAAAACGGAATCTTATTCTGGAGTCAGTTTTCGGCGCATATTTGGTACGATACGCCAGAATTCAAAGAAAATTTCAAAACCTTACTGCGCGAATGGGTTAAAGAACGCAGAAACAGCCCATCGGTTGTCATGTGGGGCTTGCAGAACGAAAGTACAATTCCAGCAGCATTTGCCCAAGAATGCACGCAGATTATCCGAGAAATGGATCCGTTATCGGCTTCACAAAGAATTGTAACGACTTGTAATGGAGGAGAAGGAACCGATTGGAATGTCGTTCAAAATTGGTCAGGAACGTATGGTGGAGATCCATTAAAATATCATTTGGAAATGACCACTCAGTTGTTAAATGGCGAATACGGAGCATGGCGTTCTGCCGATTTGCATACGGAAGGCGAATTCGATCAAAAAGGAATTTTAAGCGAAAACCGTTTTTCTCAGCTAATGGAAATTAAAGTCAGAGAAGCAGAATCGGTAAGAGATAAAATAGCAGGACAATTCAACTGGCTTTTTGCTTCGCACGAAAATCCGGGACGCGTTCAAAATGGTGAAGGATTTAGAGATATTGACAAAGTCGGACCCGTAAATTACAAAGGACTTTTTACGATTTGGGGCGAGCCTTTAGATGCATATTACATGTACCGCGCTAATTACGCTTCAAACAAAACCAATCCGATGGTGTATATCGTTTCGCACACTTGGCCAAGCCGTTGGGAGAAAGCGGGTATCAAAAGCGGAATCGATATTTACTCCAATTGCGACGAAGTTGAATTGTTTAATGATGTAAATAAAGTTTCACTTGGAAAATTGAAGAATCCCGGAATCGGAAAGCATTTTCAGTTTAACAATGTCAATATTCAGTATAATGTTTTATATGCAGTTGGATATGTAAACGGAAAAGCGGTTGCCAAAGATTATATCGTTTTGAATACGCTTCCGAAAGCTCCAAGTTTTGAATCTTTAACTCCTGATAAAAGCGATATTTTAAAAGCAAAAAGCGGTTTAAATTACATCTACAGAGTTAATTGCGGTGGTTCAGAATTCACAGATAGTAACGGAAATACTTGGCTAGCCGACACGCACAAAAGCGGACAAAATACTTGGGGATCTTTATCTTGGACCGATAATTTTGAGAAGCTTCCTGACTTTTTTGCAAGCCAAAGAAGCAGTTTTGATCCTGTTAACGGTACAAAAGATCAAGCTTTATTTCAGAATTTCAGATACGGAGTTGATAAATTGCGTTACGAATTTCCAGCGCCAGATGGAGAATATGTAATCGAATTGTATTTCACAGAACCGTGGTACGGAACAGGCGGAGGTTTAGACTGCAAAGGCTGGCGTTTGTTTGATGTTGCCATTAATGACAATATAGTTTTAAAAGATTTTGATATTTGGGCAGAAGCTGGACATGATACTGCGTTAAAAAAGACTTTTAAAGTTAAAAGCACTGGCGGAAAAATTAAAATTTCGTTTCCAAACGTAAAAGCAGGGCAAGCCATAATTTCAGCAATTGCAATTGGTACAAAAGATTATCACGCGAGACCAGCTCAAGAATCGCCAAGAAATATTCAGAATGTAAGTTTAGAGGCTAAAGACTTTAAAATCGGTTCTTGGCTGGATATTAATTCGAAGCAATTCTTAAACTCAGAAGTTATTTTTACCGAATTGCCTTCGGAAGTTTTTGGTGGCGATTATTTACAGTTTTCTACCGATTCAAAAGTTTCAGGTTCGTTTACAGCAAAGGAAGAATCGATTATTTATGTTTTAGTTGATGATAAAATAAAGGCATTAAAAGGACTTTCAGATTATAAAAAGATAGAAGAAAAAGCGAAAAATAGCAACGGAACTTCTTTTGATGTTTTTACTAAAAAAGTAAGCAAAGGCGAGAAAGTTCTTTTTGATAATGGGGAAACAATTTCAACAATTGTCGTTGTTCCAACGTACGATATGGGCGAAAAAGACGATTCAAGACCAGTGGTAATCATCGAAGCAGAAAAAACAAAAACAACGGGAACTGGAATCGAAAAAGGAAATTTCAAAAAAGCGGATTATGTGGAGTTTACTAAAAAGACAAACAACAGCATCGAGTTTGAAGTAAAACCAGGTGTTGCAGGAATTTATTTAATGCGTTTCCGCTTTATGAATCGAAATGAAACGCCGATGAAAGTGAAATTCAAAATGGAAGATGCATACGGAATTCTAATGCGAAACGACACGATTGAATTTTTCCCTTCACCAGAAAAATGGAAAGTTTTGAACACGACATCTGGAGGTTATATCAATGCGGGAACGTATAAAATTACTTTGGAAGGAGATGATTTGAAAGGGTTGCTGTTGGATAGTTTTGAGTTTCAATAA